The following proteins are encoded in a genomic region of Drosophila bipectinata strain 14024-0381.07 chromosome XL, DbipHiC1v2, whole genome shotgun sequence:
- the LOC138925999 gene encoding uncharacterized protein, translated as MDPNKNKKPKHKLVENKLEVMNDVEFIRNILKDMNVDSSPQARGVLLDLAYTLARDHLVEADRLAKMDGRTTISVEDIKMSKQVEVPKVFKPPPPDNGPSCSNKSVKDTKMGKPDLVKKMANTPPLDDGPSCSNISAKDIKMGKHVPVKKMAITPPPDDGPSCSNMSLKDIFMKKQGLVKKMANTPPPDDGPSCSKISVKDIDMEKQVPLKKMAKLSPPDEDPKPNDELPSTSQRKGDHTDS; from the exons ATGGACCCAAATAAGAATAAGAAACCGAAGCACAAGCTTGTCGAAAACAAGCTGGAGGTTATGAATGATGTGGAGTTTATTCGCAATATTCTCAAGGACATGAACGTGGATTCCAGTCCCCAAGCACGTGGAGTTCTTCTTGACCTGGCTTACA CTTTAGCCAGGGATCACCTGGTTGAGGCCGACCGTTTAGCCAAGATGGATGGTCGCACAACCATAAGTGTTGAGGACATCAAAATGTCAAAGCAAGTGGAAGTGCCTAAGGTGTTCAAACCTCCGCCACCGGACAATGGGCCGAGTTGCTCCAACAAAAGTGTTAAGGACACTAAAATGGGAAAGCCAGATCTTGTGAAGAAGATGGCCAATACTCCGCCACTGGACGATGGGCCGAGTTGCTCCAACATAAGTGCTAAGGACATCAAAATGGGAAAGCATGTGCCTGTGAAGAAGATGGCCATTACTCCGCCACCGGACGATGGACCGAGTTGCTCCAACATGAGTCTTAAGGACATCTTTATGAAAAAGCAAGGTCTTGTGAAGAAGATGGCCAATACTCCGCCACCGGACGATGGACCGAGTTGCTCCAAAATAAGTGTTAAGGACATCGATATGGAAAAGCAAGTGCCTTTGAAGAAGATGGCCAAACTTTCGCCACCGGACGAAGATCCCAAGCCGAACGATGAGCTCCCGAGCACTAGCCAGCGTAAAGGAGACCACACCGACTCCTAA